One genomic window of Ctenopharyngodon idella isolate HZGC_01 chromosome 18, HZGC01, whole genome shotgun sequence includes the following:
- the fli1 gene encoding Friend leukemia integration 1 transcription factor isoform X2, whose product MKMFQTVPDTSSYVKEALSVVSEDQSLFEPPYAAAAPLPKTDMTASGAQDYGQTHKINPIPPQQEWINQPVRVNVKREYDHINGSRESPVDCSVGKCNKMVGGTDTSQMNYTGYMDEKCAPPPNMTTNERRVIVPADPSLWSPDHVRQWLDWAIKEYGLQEIDTAMFHNTDGKELCKMSKEDFLRLTSGYNTEVLLSHLNYLRESSSSISYNTPSHTDQSPRLAAKDDASYDAVRRAGWSNNMHSGKGSPTVVSPNVSKNTEQARPQPDPYQILGPTSSRLANPGSGQIQLWQFLLELLSDSANAGCITWEGTNGEFKMTDPDEVARRWGERKSKPNMNYDKLSRALRYYYDKNIMTKVHGKRYAYKFDFHGIAQALQPHPTESTMYKYPTDLPYVPSYHAHQQKVNFVSAHPPSMPVTSSNFFGPTPPYWSSPAGGIYPNPSVPRHTNSHVPSHLGSYY is encoded by the exons ATGAAAATGTTTCAGACCGTCCCAGACACTTCGTCTTACGTCAAG GAGGCGCTGTCAGTGGTGAGTGAAGACCAATCTCTGTTTGAGCCTCCatacgctgctgctgctcccTTACCCAAGACGGACATGACTGCGTCCGGCGCACAGGATTACGGTCAGACCCACAAGATCAACCCTATTCCTCCTCAGCAGGAGTGGATCAACCAGCCTGTGCGAGTCAATGTCAAACGAGAATATGATCACATCAATGGATCCAG AGAGTCCCCGGTGGACTGTAGTGTGggtaaatgcaataaaatggtGGGTGGGACCGACACATCTCAGATGAACTATACTGGCTACATGGATGAGAAGTGTGCTCCGCCCCCAAACATGACAACCAATGAGAGGAGAGTCATCGTCCCAGCAG ACCCTTCTCTCTGGTCTCCAGATCATGTGCGGCAATGGTTAGACTGGGCCATTAAAGAGTATGGTCTTCAGGAGATCGACACAGCCATGTTCCACAACACAGATGGAAAAGAGCTTTGCAAGATGAGCAAAGAGGACTTCCTGAGACTTACCAGCGGTTATAACACGGAGGTCCTGCTCTCACATCTCAATTACCTCAGGGAAA gcAGCTCATCAATATCATACAACACACCATCTCATACTGACCAGTCTCCTCGCTTGGCTGCCAAAGATG ATGCGTCTTATGATGCTGTACGGAGGGCAGGCTGGTCAAACAACATGCACAGCGGCAAAG GCTCTCCTACAGTGGTCTCTCCGAACGTGTCCAAGAACACTGAGCAGGCTCGGCCTCAGCCAG ACCCTTACCAGATATTAGGACCCACTAGCAGTCGACTTGCCAACCCAG GTTCCGGACAGATCCAGCTGTGGCAGTTCTTGCTAGAGCTTCTCTCTGACAGTGCCAACGCCGGCTGCATCACCTGGGAGGGAACCAACGGCGAGTTCAAGATGACGGACCCCGACGAAGTAGCGCGTCGCTGGGGTGAGCGCAAGAGCAAGCCCAACATGAACTACGACAAACTAAGCCGTGCCCTGCGCTACTACTACGACAAAAACATCATGACCAAAGTGCACGGCAAACGCTACGCCTATAAGTTTGACTTCCACGGCATCGCTCAGGCCTTGCAGCCCCATCCGACCGAGTCCACCATGTACAAGTACCCGACCGACCTGCCGTATGTACCGAGTTACCACGCCCACCAGCAGAAGGTCAACTTCGTTTCGGCCCATCCTCCATCCATGCCCGTCACCTCCTCCAATTTCTTCGGGCCCACCCCCCCATACTGGAGCTCTCCGGCAGGTGGGATTTATCCCAATCCCAGTGTGCCACGTCATACCAATTCGCATGTGCCTTCTCACCTAGGCAGTTACTACTAA
- the fli1 gene encoding Friend leukemia integration 1 transcription factor isoform X1, translated as MKMFQTVPDTSSYVKVRQHRHYEQEALSVVSEDQSLFEPPYAAAAPLPKTDMTASGAQDYGQTHKINPIPPQQEWINQPVRVNVKREYDHINGSRESPVDCSVGKCNKMVGGTDTSQMNYTGYMDEKCAPPPNMTTNERRVIVPADPSLWSPDHVRQWLDWAIKEYGLQEIDTAMFHNTDGKELCKMSKEDFLRLTSGYNTEVLLSHLNYLRESSSSISYNTPSHTDQSPRLAAKDDASYDAVRRAGWSNNMHSGKGSPTVVSPNVSKNTEQARPQPDPYQILGPTSSRLANPGSGQIQLWQFLLELLSDSANAGCITWEGTNGEFKMTDPDEVARRWGERKSKPNMNYDKLSRALRYYYDKNIMTKVHGKRYAYKFDFHGIAQALQPHPTESTMYKYPTDLPYVPSYHAHQQKVNFVSAHPPSMPVTSSNFFGPTPPYWSSPAGGIYPNPSVPRHTNSHVPSHLGSYY; from the exons ATGAAAATGTTTCAGACCGTCCCAGACACTTCGTCTTACGTCAAGGTAAGACAACATCGTCACTACGAGCAG GAGGCGCTGTCAGTGGTGAGTGAAGACCAATCTCTGTTTGAGCCTCCatacgctgctgctgctcccTTACCCAAGACGGACATGACTGCGTCCGGCGCACAGGATTACGGTCAGACCCACAAGATCAACCCTATTCCTCCTCAGCAGGAGTGGATCAACCAGCCTGTGCGAGTCAATGTCAAACGAGAATATGATCACATCAATGGATCCAG AGAGTCCCCGGTGGACTGTAGTGTGggtaaatgcaataaaatggtGGGTGGGACCGACACATCTCAGATGAACTATACTGGCTACATGGATGAGAAGTGTGCTCCGCCCCCAAACATGACAACCAATGAGAGGAGAGTCATCGTCCCAGCAG ACCCTTCTCTCTGGTCTCCAGATCATGTGCGGCAATGGTTAGACTGGGCCATTAAAGAGTATGGTCTTCAGGAGATCGACACAGCCATGTTCCACAACACAGATGGAAAAGAGCTTTGCAAGATGAGCAAAGAGGACTTCCTGAGACTTACCAGCGGTTATAACACGGAGGTCCTGCTCTCACATCTCAATTACCTCAGGGAAA gcAGCTCATCAATATCATACAACACACCATCTCATACTGACCAGTCTCCTCGCTTGGCTGCCAAAGATG ATGCGTCTTATGATGCTGTACGGAGGGCAGGCTGGTCAAACAACATGCACAGCGGCAAAG GCTCTCCTACAGTGGTCTCTCCGAACGTGTCCAAGAACACTGAGCAGGCTCGGCCTCAGCCAG ACCCTTACCAGATATTAGGACCCACTAGCAGTCGACTTGCCAACCCAG GTTCCGGACAGATCCAGCTGTGGCAGTTCTTGCTAGAGCTTCTCTCTGACAGTGCCAACGCCGGCTGCATCACCTGGGAGGGAACCAACGGCGAGTTCAAGATGACGGACCCCGACGAAGTAGCGCGTCGCTGGGGTGAGCGCAAGAGCAAGCCCAACATGAACTACGACAAACTAAGCCGTGCCCTGCGCTACTACTACGACAAAAACATCATGACCAAAGTGCACGGCAAACGCTACGCCTATAAGTTTGACTTCCACGGCATCGCTCAGGCCTTGCAGCCCCATCCGACCGAGTCCACCATGTACAAGTACCCGACCGACCTGCCGTATGTACCGAGTTACCACGCCCACCAGCAGAAGGTCAACTTCGTTTCGGCCCATCCTCCATCCATGCCCGTCACCTCCTCCAATTTCTTCGGGCCCACCCCCCCATACTGGAGCTCTCCGGCAGGTGGGATTTATCCCAATCCCAGTGTGCCACGTCATACCAATTCGCATGTGCCTTCTCACCTAGGCAGTTACTACTAA
- the fli1 gene encoding Friend leukemia integration 1 transcription factor isoform X4 yields MKMFQTVPDTSSYVKVRQHRHYEQEALSVVSEDQSLFEPPYAAAAPLPKTDMTASGAQDYGQTHKINPIPPQQEWINQPVRVNVKREYDHINGSRESPVDCSVGKCNKMVGGTDTSQMNYTGYMDEKCAPPPNMTTNERRVIVPADPSLWSPDHVRQWLDWAIKEYGLQEIDTAMFHNTDGKELCKMSKEDFLRLTSGYNTEVLLSHLNYLRENASYDAVRRAGWSNNMHSGKGSPTVVSPNVSKNTEQARPQPDPYQILGPTSSRLANPGSGQIQLWQFLLELLSDSANAGCITWEGTNGEFKMTDPDEVARRWGERKSKPNMNYDKLSRALRYYYDKNIMTKVHGKRYAYKFDFHGIAQALQPHPTESTMYKYPTDLPYVPSYHAHQQKVNFVSAHPPSMPVTSSNFFGPTPPYWSSPAGGIYPNPSVPRHTNSHVPSHLGSYY; encoded by the exons ATGAAAATGTTTCAGACCGTCCCAGACACTTCGTCTTACGTCAAGGTAAGACAACATCGTCACTACGAGCAG GAGGCGCTGTCAGTGGTGAGTGAAGACCAATCTCTGTTTGAGCCTCCatacgctgctgctgctcccTTACCCAAGACGGACATGACTGCGTCCGGCGCACAGGATTACGGTCAGACCCACAAGATCAACCCTATTCCTCCTCAGCAGGAGTGGATCAACCAGCCTGTGCGAGTCAATGTCAAACGAGAATATGATCACATCAATGGATCCAG AGAGTCCCCGGTGGACTGTAGTGTGggtaaatgcaataaaatggtGGGTGGGACCGACACATCTCAGATGAACTATACTGGCTACATGGATGAGAAGTGTGCTCCGCCCCCAAACATGACAACCAATGAGAGGAGAGTCATCGTCCCAGCAG ACCCTTCTCTCTGGTCTCCAGATCATGTGCGGCAATGGTTAGACTGGGCCATTAAAGAGTATGGTCTTCAGGAGATCGACACAGCCATGTTCCACAACACAGATGGAAAAGAGCTTTGCAAGATGAGCAAAGAGGACTTCCTGAGACTTACCAGCGGTTATAACACGGAGGTCCTGCTCTCACATCTCAATTACCTCAGGGAAA ATGCGTCTTATGATGCTGTACGGAGGGCAGGCTGGTCAAACAACATGCACAGCGGCAAAG GCTCTCCTACAGTGGTCTCTCCGAACGTGTCCAAGAACACTGAGCAGGCTCGGCCTCAGCCAG ACCCTTACCAGATATTAGGACCCACTAGCAGTCGACTTGCCAACCCAG GTTCCGGACAGATCCAGCTGTGGCAGTTCTTGCTAGAGCTTCTCTCTGACAGTGCCAACGCCGGCTGCATCACCTGGGAGGGAACCAACGGCGAGTTCAAGATGACGGACCCCGACGAAGTAGCGCGTCGCTGGGGTGAGCGCAAGAGCAAGCCCAACATGAACTACGACAAACTAAGCCGTGCCCTGCGCTACTACTACGACAAAAACATCATGACCAAAGTGCACGGCAAACGCTACGCCTATAAGTTTGACTTCCACGGCATCGCTCAGGCCTTGCAGCCCCATCCGACCGAGTCCACCATGTACAAGTACCCGACCGACCTGCCGTATGTACCGAGTTACCACGCCCACCAGCAGAAGGTCAACTTCGTTTCGGCCCATCCTCCATCCATGCCCGTCACCTCCTCCAATTTCTTCGGGCCCACCCCCCCATACTGGAGCTCTCCGGCAGGTGGGATTTATCCCAATCCCAGTGTGCCACGTCATACCAATTCGCATGTGCCTTCTCACCTAGGCAGTTACTACTAA
- the LOC127499701 gene encoding ATP-sensitive inward rectifier potassium channel 1-like codes for MTRSVREVLKEYMSERRVRKYRLVTKDGRCNIEFGNVMHRNRFAYVLDIWTTFVETRWRFVILHFVASFTLSWFIFGLIWYWIARDNGDLDWQNPPNNHTPCVYSVTDLTYAFLFSLETQTTIGYGNLYVTNACTGAVALIIIQSLMGAIINCFWCGVVMTKIALPKKRAKTITFSESAVICPKKGTLCLQIRVANLRKTLMIGSQIYGKLLRTTITPEGETIIMDQVSIDFMVDAGKDNLFFVCPLTLYHVIDKTSPFFDMAVDTLHQQEFELVVFLDGTAESTSSSCQVRTSYIPQEIMWGYDFLPIISRSKEGKYRVDFSNFTKVVPVPTAHCAYCYHNEAGHHHHSITGIDNQAFEVIDIEPPNSTKM; via the coding sequence ATGACTCGCTCTGTGAGAGAGGTGTTGAAAGAGTACATGTCAGAGAGGAGGGTCCGCAAATATCGCCTGGTGACCAAAGATGGCCGCTGCAACATCGAGTTTGGCAATGTGATGCACAGAAACCGCTTCGCATATGTCCTCGACATATGGACCACCTTCGTAGAGACCCGATGGCGTTTCGTCATCTTGCACTTCGTGGCGTCCTTTACCCTCAGCTGGTTCATCTTCGGCCTCATCTGGTACTGGATCGCCAGAGACAACGGTGATCTAGATTGGCAGAATCCACCCAATAATCACACGCCATGCGTCTACAGTGTCACCGACCTGACTTACGCCTTCCTCTTCTCACTGGAGACCCAGACCACCATTGGCTATGGCAATCTGTACGTGACCAACGCCTGCACGGGAGCTGTGGCTCTGATTATAATTCAGAGTCTTATGGGTGCCATAATCAACTGCTTCTGGTGTGGCGTGGTTATGACAAAAATCGCCCTGCCCAAGAAGAGAGCCAAGACCATAACGTTCAGCGAATCCGCAGTTATCTGCCCTAAAAAAGGCACTCTTTGCCTTCAGATCCGTGTGGCCAACCTGCGCAAGACCCTGATGATTGGCAGTCAGATTTACGGCAAGCTGTTGAGGACCACAATCACCCCTGAAGGTGAGACCATCATCATGGACCAGGTCAGCATTGACTTCATGGTAGACGCCGGCAAGGACAACCTGTTTTTCGTGTGCCCTTTAACTCTCTACCACGTCATCGATAAAACCAGCCCGTTCTTCGACATGGCCGTAGACACTCTGCATCAGCAGGAGTTCGAGCTTGTGGTGTTTCTCGATGGCACGGCCGAGTCCACCAGCTCCTCCTGCCAGGTCAGGACTTCCTACATCCCTCAGGAGATCATGTGGGGATACGACTTCCTCCCTATCATCTCCCGCAGCAAAGAGGGAAAATATCGCGTGGACTTTTCCAACTTCACCAAAGTGGTGCCCGTACCGACCGCTCATTGCGCCTACTGCTACCACAATGAGGCAGGACACCATCACCACTCCATAACTGGCATTGATAACCAGGCCTTTGAGGTGATTGACATTGAGCCACCCAACAGCACCAAAATGTAA
- the fli1 gene encoding Friend leukemia integration 1 transcription factor isoform X3 has translation MDGTIKEALSVVSEDQSLFEPPYAAAAPLPKTDMTASGAQDYGQTHKINPIPPQQEWINQPVRVNVKREYDHINGSRESPVDCSVGKCNKMVGGTDTSQMNYTGYMDEKCAPPPNMTTNERRVIVPADPSLWSPDHVRQWLDWAIKEYGLQEIDTAMFHNTDGKELCKMSKEDFLRLTSGYNTEVLLSHLNYLRESSSSISYNTPSHTDQSPRLAAKDDASYDAVRRAGWSNNMHSGKGSPTVVSPNVSKNTEQARPQPDPYQILGPTSSRLANPGSGQIQLWQFLLELLSDSANAGCITWEGTNGEFKMTDPDEVARRWGERKSKPNMNYDKLSRALRYYYDKNIMTKVHGKRYAYKFDFHGIAQALQPHPTESTMYKYPTDLPYVPSYHAHQQKVNFVSAHPPSMPVTSSNFFGPTPPYWSSPAGGIYPNPSVPRHTNSHVPSHLGSYY, from the exons ATGGACGGAACTATTAAG GAGGCGCTGTCAGTGGTGAGTGAAGACCAATCTCTGTTTGAGCCTCCatacgctgctgctgctcccTTACCCAAGACGGACATGACTGCGTCCGGCGCACAGGATTACGGTCAGACCCACAAGATCAACCCTATTCCTCCTCAGCAGGAGTGGATCAACCAGCCTGTGCGAGTCAATGTCAAACGAGAATATGATCACATCAATGGATCCAG AGAGTCCCCGGTGGACTGTAGTGTGggtaaatgcaataaaatggtGGGTGGGACCGACACATCTCAGATGAACTATACTGGCTACATGGATGAGAAGTGTGCTCCGCCCCCAAACATGACAACCAATGAGAGGAGAGTCATCGTCCCAGCAG ACCCTTCTCTCTGGTCTCCAGATCATGTGCGGCAATGGTTAGACTGGGCCATTAAAGAGTATGGTCTTCAGGAGATCGACACAGCCATGTTCCACAACACAGATGGAAAAGAGCTTTGCAAGATGAGCAAAGAGGACTTCCTGAGACTTACCAGCGGTTATAACACGGAGGTCCTGCTCTCACATCTCAATTACCTCAGGGAAA gcAGCTCATCAATATCATACAACACACCATCTCATACTGACCAGTCTCCTCGCTTGGCTGCCAAAGATG ATGCGTCTTATGATGCTGTACGGAGGGCAGGCTGGTCAAACAACATGCACAGCGGCAAAG GCTCTCCTACAGTGGTCTCTCCGAACGTGTCCAAGAACACTGAGCAGGCTCGGCCTCAGCCAG ACCCTTACCAGATATTAGGACCCACTAGCAGTCGACTTGCCAACCCAG GTTCCGGACAGATCCAGCTGTGGCAGTTCTTGCTAGAGCTTCTCTCTGACAGTGCCAACGCCGGCTGCATCACCTGGGAGGGAACCAACGGCGAGTTCAAGATGACGGACCCCGACGAAGTAGCGCGTCGCTGGGGTGAGCGCAAGAGCAAGCCCAACATGAACTACGACAAACTAAGCCGTGCCCTGCGCTACTACTACGACAAAAACATCATGACCAAAGTGCACGGCAAACGCTACGCCTATAAGTTTGACTTCCACGGCATCGCTCAGGCCTTGCAGCCCCATCCGACCGAGTCCACCATGTACAAGTACCCGACCGACCTGCCGTATGTACCGAGTTACCACGCCCACCAGCAGAAGGTCAACTTCGTTTCGGCCCATCCTCCATCCATGCCCGTCACCTCCTCCAATTTCTTCGGGCCCACCCCCCCATACTGGAGCTCTCCGGCAGGTGGGATTTATCCCAATCCCAGTGTGCCACGTCATACCAATTCGCATGTGCCTTCTCACCTAGGCAGTTACTACTAA